Below is a window of Halomicrobium mukohataei DSM 12286 DNA.
CGCCGCGACGGCTGCGTGATCCACGTCGCTGCTTCCCCCGTCACGGATCGGCGGGATCGAGACGATCGTCACCGTCCCGAGGTCGTACTCCAAGACGCCGTCGAAGTCGGTGATGCCCACGTCCCGGCCCGCCTCGGCCGCCGAGACGGCGACCGCGGTCGCCGTACCGGCCTCGCCCGGTGTCGCGTGCAACACGCCGTCTCGCATCGTCAGCGAGACCGCCTGTCCGTCCTCGATGGCGGTGGTCGCGATGGCGGTCTCGATCTCGACTTCGCCGATCACGTCGTCGGAGACGTGGTCGACGAACTCCCGGAGGTCGGTCGTCTGCGTGATGAGCCAGTCGACCCCCTCCTTGGTGACTTCGTAGCGCCCTCGTCCGTGCTTCTGGACGAAGTCGTTCTCGACGAGATCCTGGAGGTAGTTCGAGACTGCCTGCGAGGTGATGCCGATGCTGTCGGCGATCTCCTGTTGACTGACCGCCGGCTGGCGCTCGGCGATCTCGATGAGGATCTGGTACTGGGTCGCCGACCGCTTGCTCTGGAGGACCGTAGTGCCGTCGTGTGCCCCGTCCGTCATTGTCGATGCTGAGGGCGGCCCGGACAAGTATGTTTGCCCTTCATCCCCACAGGACCGGTGCTGGGGCGCTCACGATCGTCTGAAGGAAAGTCGAGTTGTTACCGGAGCGATCCCGTTGTGGTCGATCCCAGCGTGGTTGTGTCGGGAAAACCGATGATATTTCACCCCACTGGACGGAGTGTCGACCATGACAGACGACGAACTCCCCGACATCCCCGTTATCTGTACGGACTGCGACACCCGGACCAGCGTCGCGTTCGACGAGGTCGAGGCGGCGGTCGAGCGCCACAACGAACAGCTCCACGACGGCGAGGCGGTCGCACAGGTCGATCCCGAAGTCATGGAGGTCCTCGCCGACCGCGTCGCCGAAGACCTGGGACTGCTGTAGTCCGTCAGCGGACGTTCTCGACCCCTGCTCTGACGCGCCGCCCGATGCCGGCGGCGACGCCCCGGAGCGTGTGGCCCGCCCAGTAGAACTCGCTGGTCGCCCAGCACAGGCCGACGAGCACGAACAGCGCGGCGAAGGCCAGGTCGGTAAAGAGCACCCACGGCGGCGCGGTGTAGAGGATACCGTTCGTGACCAGCGACGGCGTCACGTCTTTCAGGGTGAGCCAGAACCGGTCGGCGGGGGTCCGATCGCCGGTCGTCTCGAGCGACGCTCCGACCGAGGGCGGCGTCGCTGTCCCGTTCGCCCCATCCTCCGGCTGGGTCCTGGGTTCGACCGGTGCCCGTCCTCTGAGCCGTGCGGCCGGTCCGCCCTCGCTCTCGTCGCCGGTTCCGATCCGCTCGACGTCGTAGGGCATCCCGACGGTGGCCGACCAGACGATCTCGTCGTCGGCGTTCACCTCGACGAGTCGGTTGCCGTTCGAGTCGACCAGCAGCGTGTTGCCGTTGGGGAGACGGTCGGCGTCCCGTGGCCACTTGAGACGCACGTCCTGCCAGGACCAGCTCTGGACCCACTCGCCGTCGACGCGCTGGTACTCGACGACGCGGGCGTTCTCGGAGTCCGCGACGACGACGGCGGGGCCGCCGTACGCTCGCGGGATGTAGTCGGCGTTGTGTTGCTCGTAGAGGATCGAGTGGTTGCCGTCCTCCCCGAGGGTCCAGTTCTCGTCGACGGCGTACCCCCCGCCGTCGGTCCGATCGAGGAAGATCACCTCGTCCATGTTGCGCGGACTGAGCATGAT
It encodes the following:
- a CDS encoding DUF7839 domain-containing protein; this translates as MTDGAHDGTTVLQSKRSATQYQILIEIAERQPAVSQQEIADSIGITSQAVSNYLQDLVENDFVQKHGRGRYEVTKEGVDWLITQTTDLREFVDHVSDDVIGEVEIETAIATTAIEDGQAVSLTMRDGVLHATPGEAGTATAVAVSAAEAGRDVGITDFDGVLEYDLGTVTIVSIPPIRDGGSSDVDHAAVAAEASDHDLLAVSGTEAVATAHAADLDIDIQFATAAAVAEAATKGLDVCLLAVADDLAGLTDTLRNGDAAFEIVEYDG